A segment of the Lentisphaerota bacterium genome:
CCACTCCGGCGCATCCCGGATACACACGAGATTATGGCGACATCCACACAACACCACTACGACGAAAGCAAGATCAAGACCCTTTCGTCCGTCGAGCACATCCGACTCCGCACCGGCATGTACATCGGCCGGACCGGCGACGGTTCGCAGTATGAAGACGGCATCTACATCCTGCTGAAGGAGGTGCTCGACAACGCCGTCGACGAGTTCATCATGGGCTCTGGCAAACGGGTTGATATTTCCATTAACCCCACCACCGGCGCCTGCTCGGTCCGCGACTACGGCCGGGGCATCCCCTTGGGAAAAATCGTCGCCTGCGTCTCCGAGATTAACACCGGCGGCAAGTTCAACAGCGACTCCTTCCAATTCTCTGTCGGCATGAACGGCGTCGGCACCAAGGCGGTCAATGCCCTTTCCTCCCACTTTCTCGTCCGCGCCTACCGTGACGGCGAGATGGCCGATGCGACCTTCGCTTACGGCAAGCTGGTCTCGGAGAAGAAGGGCAAGACCGACGAGCGCAACGGCACCCTCGTGCAGTTCACGCCCGACGGCGACATCTTCAAGAAATTCCAGTTCCGCGACGAGCACGTCTCGCGCCGCCTGCGGATGTACGCCTACCTCAACGCCGGGCTGAGCCTCCTCTGCAACGGCAACACGTTCCGCTCCGAGAACGGGCTGCTCGACCTGATCCACGACGAGGCCCAGTTCGAGAAGCTTTACCAGCCTTTTCATTACCGCTCCAAGACGCTGGAGCTGTCCTTCACCCACACCAACCGCCTCGGCGAGGATTACTATTCATTCGTCAACGGCCAATACACCAACGACGGCGGGGTTCACCTCTCGGCCTTCAAGGAGGGGTTGCTCAAGGCGGTCAACGAGTTCGGGAAGAAGAAATTCGACGGCGACGAGGTGCGCGAGGGGGTCATCGGCGCGATCGCCATCCGCCTCAAGGATCCGATTTTTGAGTCCCAGACCAAGAACAAGCTCGGCAATCAGGAGATCCGCTCGGATCTGGTCGCCGAAATCAAGCGCGTCATCGAGGAGATGTTCCACCGCGACCCGGTCCATGCACAGAAGCTCATCGGCAAGATCGAGGAGACCGCCAAGCTCCGCGCCGAGCTGAATTCGGTGCGCAAGCTGGCCCGTGAGCGCTCCAAGTCGGTCTCCGTCCGCGTGCCGCAGCTCAAAGACTGCAAGCAGCACCTGCACGCGGCCAAGGGCACCGGCCTCGACACCATGCTCTTCATCACCGAGGGCGACTCCGCCGCAGGTTCGCTGGTCTCCTGCCGGGATGTCTCGGTTCAGGCGATCTTCACCCTCAAGGGCAAGCCGCTCAACACCTGCGGCCGCAAGCGCGAAGAGCTGTACAAGAATGTCGAGCTGTACAATCTGATGCAGAGTCTCGACATCGAGCAGTCGGTCGACAACCTCCGTTACCAGAAGGTGATTCTCGCCACCGACGCCGACGTCGACGGCCTCCACATCCGCAACCTGATGATCACCTTCTTTCTCCGCTTCTTCGACCGCCTGCTCCGCGAAGGCCACCTCTACATCCTCGAGACCCCGCTGTTCCGGGTGCGGAACAAGAAGGTCACCCACTACTGCTACTCCGATGAGGATCGCCTCGCCGCGATCGCCGAGCTGGGCAAGTCGGCGGAGATCACCCGCTTCAAAGGCCTCGGCGAGATCTCGCCCAAGGAGTTCCACGCCTTCATCGGCCCGGAGATGCGCCTGACCCCCGTTGACGCCACGCAGGACTACGGTTTGGGCGAGACACTCGAATTTTACATGGGCGACAACACCTCCGAACGTCGTCAGTATATCATGGACAATCTGGTGATTCCCGACGAGGTTTGAACAACGTCATGCGCCGACCCCCCAGCAAAAAAAGCCCCGATTCCGCCCCCAACGGCGAAAACGCGCCTCCCGTCCAGGTGACCGAGGACTTCCTGTTCGATCTCGACGCTCCCCCCCTGCCCGCCGCCGTGGCGGAGACGAAGGCCGACGGCGAACCCGCCACTGCGGAGCGGGATGAAAGCGGCGCCGAGACCCATCTCCCCGATGCCACGCGCGACACTCCGCCCGACGCCGATCCGCTCTTCCCCCAGGCAGACGGCCCCCTCCCCAAGAGCAACGTCCCCCCCAACAGCCGCGGACCCCTTTCGCGCCTGATGGATGTCAATTTCATCCAGTTCGCCTCCTACACCATCTGCTCCCGCGCCATCCCGACCATCGAGGATGGTCTCAAGCCGGTGCAGCGCCGGATCCTCCATTCGTTGTGGGAGCTCGACGACGGCCGCTTCATCAAGGTTGCCAACGTCGTCGGCAACACGATGAAGTACCACCCGCACGGGGATGCCTCGATCGGCGACGCCCTCGTCAACCTCGTCAACAAGCGCTACCTGATCGAGGGGCAGGGCAATTACGGCAACATCCACACCGGCGACTCCGCCGCCGCCCCGCGTTACATCGAGTGCCGCCTCACCGAGCTGGCCCGCCACGAGGTGTTCAACCCCAAGACCACCCAATACGTCGCCTCGTACGACGGCCGCAACCAGGAGCCGGTGCTCCTGCCTTCCAAGATTCCCCTCCTGCTCATGCTCGGCGCCGAGGGAATCGCGGTGGGACTCTCCACGACGATCCTGCCGCACAACTTCATCGAACTGCTCGAGGCGCAGATCGCCATCATCCAGAAGAAACCATTTCAGGTGCTCCCCGACTTCTACACCGCCGGCGTGATGGACGTTTCGGATTATCGGGACGGCCTCGGCCGGATCAAGCTCCGCTCGCGCATCGAGCACCGCGGCAACAACCGGCTCGTCATCCGAGACCTGCCATTCGGACAGACCACCGAATCGCTCATCAAGACCATCGAGGATGCGATCAAGAAGAAGAAGGTCCCGGTGCGGCAGATCAACGACTTCACAGCCGAGCATGTCGAGATCGAGATCGTCCTCACCGTCGGCGCCGCGCAGGATGCGGCGGTCAAAGCCCTCTACGCCTTCACCGCGTGCGAGACGGCCGTCACCTCCCGCATGGTCGTCCTGCACGGCGGCCGGCCACGCGAAACGACCGTCTCCGAAGTCCTCCGCCTCAACACCCAGCAGCTTCTCGACCTGCTGCAGCGGGAGCTGGAGATCCGGCGCGACGAGCTGCACGAGGATTTCCACAACCGCACGCTCGAACGGATTTTCATCGAGGAGCGGATTTACAAGCGCATCGAAGAGATGCCGACCTACGAACAGGTCCTTCAGGCCGTTCTCAGCGGCCTCAAGCCGTTTCGCAAGGAGCTGCGCCGGGACATCACCCCGGAGGACGTCGAACGGCTGCTGCAAATCCGGATCAGGCGCATCTCGCTCTTTGACATCAACAAGAACCGCGAGGACATCGCCACCATCCTGAAGGAACTCGCCGAAGTCGAGGGCAGCCTCAAGTCGCTCAAGGCCCATGCCGTCAAATACCTCAAGGCCCTGATCAAGCAGTACAAGGCGCATTATCCGCGGCTGACGGCGGTCGCCACCTTCGGTCAGATCGAGCTGCGCGAGCTCACCGCCCGCGAGCTGACCCTCAAGATCGACCGCGAGAACGGCTACATCGGCACCGAGATCAAGACCGGCGAGCCGCTCTTCGAATGCTCGTCGCTCGACAAGATCATGCTCGTCTGGAACGACGGCCGGTACCGCATGATGCCCCCGCCGGACAAGTTCTTCATTGATCAGAACATGATCTATTGCGCCATCTTTGATCGGGACCGGGAGATGACCTGCGTCTACACCGAGCCGCACTTTGACATCTCCTACATCAAGCGCTTCACCTTCGGCGGCGCGATCCAGAACAAGGACTACCGCCTGGCGCCTGAGAAGAGCGCCGTGCAGCTTCTGGAAGAGGGGACGCCCGAGACGATCTACCTCAAATACAAGCCCTCCAAGGGGCAGAAGATCCACCAGCAGGTGTTCACCCCGTCCGAGGCGCTGCTCAAGGGCGTGTCGGCCAAGGGCCAGCGGATGACCACCAAGGGGATTGCCAAGATCGCCTCGGCCAAGCCGCGCTGGTGGGAAGACGGAGACGCCTCGCCCAAAGGCGTGCTGCTGTAACGGGGGTCGTTAGGGAGCGCTCGCTGGGGTTGGACCTGAATGGCGCTACGTTAAGCGATGCTTCCGATCATAATCGTAATCGTAATCGTAATCCGTTCGCCACCAAAAGATTAAGATTAAGATGGCAATAGCCCCTTAACTTAGCGGCATTCGGGACGGGCCTTCAGGGCTTTCAGTTAGGGAATCCCCGTGACGACCGGCTGCGTGTCGGTCCCCGCAGCCTGTGACGGGACGGTTGCTGCCGGGGAATGTTCACGGATAAAAACCTGCGGATCCACCCAACCGTGCGGCTCCTCGTTCCATATTTTCGACGGATAGTAGCCCGCAACCCATCGCGCCGTGCCAAACTCACCCGTGCGCATGCCGAAATGAAGGTGCGACCAGTAACCCCCGTTCTCCCAGGTACAACTGCGCCCCAACGCTCCGAGACGCTGCCCCTTGCGCACCACCTCGCCGGGTTTGACCGTCAGCGCTGGCGATAGGTGCCCATACAACGAACAGATCCAGGAGTCATCCGGCAGGCGATGCTCAAGAATCACGATATGTCCCCAAGTCTGGTTGTAGAGGGCACGCCGTACCACGCCATCGGCCACCGCCACAACCGTCAGGTTATCCCGCAGCCAGGCCACGTCGTACCCCGTATGAATGGTGTTGGAAAAGGCGCCGCCGCCCCCTCCCATCTTGAGACCGAAGCTCTTGCTCCCCGGCTCGAAGAAATCCCGCAAGGGCGGCATGAACGCGCGGGCAACCGGAACGTTCCCGGTGCGCTCCGCGTCACCCATCTCCTCCGTTCGCGTGAACCCGAACAGCACCGCTGCCAGAGTCGCACGACGCAGTTTCTCCTGGATAGCTTCGGTCTCTGGCTCCCGGCCTCTAAATATCCGCATCGGCTCGAAGGCATCCCGGGTTCGGTAGAAAGCGGCAGCGGCCTCCACACATCCGGGCGCCGCCGGGTTCGTCACAAGCGCCAGCGCCTCGGCGTAGGTCCGGGGCGGCTGGACGGCCGCTGGGGACGTCGAGGAACCGTTCCGATCCGGGCCCGTATGCCCACCCCCCTGCTTCTCGCGCCGTTCAATGATCGATTCCGCATCCGTGATCGCCGCCTGGGTAAACGGATCCGGCTCCACCGCAGCCGTCGCCCGAAGAACAGGAATCTCCTCCCCCGTTCCATGCCAGATCAGGTATTCAGCCGCCGCTTCACGAACGGTCGGGTCATCGTCCGCCAAGCGCGCCGCCACCTGTGCACGGATGGCAGGAAGCGTCGCGTTCTGGTGAATCAGGGCTATCACACCCGTGCGGCGCACAGCCGGATTCGTGCTCTCCAGCAAGGCGACCGTGTTGGACGTTAGACCGGAGAAATGGTACCGGGGCAGACGGGGTTCCAGCGCAACAAAATAGGCGGGATTCGTCACCGCCGCCATCATGCGATTCAGATCAGGACGTTGATCCTCCTGCTTCTTGAAGCGTTGGACACTCTCCGCAGGGGGCGCTGCAATCGATGCGCAAACGCACCCCAGCGGCAAAAGCAGAAGAAGCCAGCTCCGTCGGCGCCCGCTGGGGTCACCCATCACAGCGTGGGAGGCAACAGGGATGGGCGCTACGTTAACCGTCGTTTTCGATTTCACAAGGGGTTCATCTTAGCGCCATTCGAGTCCACGGGCAATAGGTTTCTGCAGGTTTCTGCGCAGGACTTGACATCGTTAGCCCGATTCCGCTACATTTCTACGACAAAAGGGCTCCTTCAGACCGGTTTCAGCGAGCGGGTGCCTGTGCAGCCTGAAAAGCGATTGCTTGTTAATTCGCCATGCTCGACAGGCCTTGCGTTCCCTGAATCCGCTGGCTATATTGAGCGTTCCGCTCGTTGGATTGATTTACGCAGCCAACATTCTTTCTTTCTTCTGGCTCGACTATCTATATGGTCTTGCGATCGGTCTTTGGCTGCCGTCGCTGATTTTCTGAAGCCGACCAGGGACTGGCCAGGGACTGGCCGGAATGCCGCTAAGTTAAGGGGCTATTGCCATCTTAATCTTAATCTTAATCTTTTGGTGGAGGACGGATTACGATTAAGATTAAGATTATGATTATGATTATGATCGGAAGTATCGCTTAACTTAGCGCCATTCAGGCCCGTCCCTGAAAACCCAATGCTGTAACGGAACGGAGTGCTCTCTGTTACTTCTCCACGATGTACCGCGGATAGGTTTGCCAGCGCGGCGGGGCCTTGGCCGTGCGGCCGCACAAGCCCGGCGCGAGTTGGAACCAGTACCGGGATCCGGTGCCGTCGTCGTCATCCAGAACAACGACGTTGAACCCGAACGATTCGCCCGGTTTCACGCCAAGATCAGCCAACGGCAGACGCAGTTCGTAGCGGGTGACCTTGGCCGGTTCGTCGCGCACCACGGCGCAGGCGGCGGTTTTCGAGAGTGTGTCGCCACGGCCTTCAAACGGATGGAAGGCCGCGCCGTTCGTGGTGAGCGCCACGCCGAGATTCCAGTGGACATTGGAGGAGAGGACGATGCCCAGTTGCAGCGCGTCGCCATTCCAGATCTTGCCGCCGGTTTGCCGGTTGAAAGGCGTGTCGTCTGTCACCTCGGCCGCTACGCAGAGGGCGTCGCCATCCACGCCCCACCACGCCTTGACGCTCAGGTCTTCCGGTCCCTGCCACGGCGCCTGGCGTCCGGTTGGACGGCGGCGGTCCTCCGGGACGATCTGGAACAGGCTGCTGCGCGTCAGCGTCGGTTTGCCGGCCCACTCGCCCAGCACGCCGTCCACGGTGACGGCCTGCGCCAGGCGCAGCATGAGACGGTCGACCGTCACGGCAACCGGGCTCCCGGCCGCGCTTCCCGTGGTGGCGTCGGGCGCCGTGCGCGCGCCGCGCCAGCCGTTCGCTTCCGAGCGTGATTCCCGGCTGAAGGAGGCCTCCCGTTCCTTGAACACCGCGCGGCTGCGATCCGAGGCGCGCAGCGGCGCGGGCAAGTCGCCGAAGAACCCGCCGCGATAACCGGTGCCTCTGGCGAGGTCGGCACCGGATATCGCCGGCCAGTCGGCGGGAACAGTCAGCGTCCCAGATCCGTGCGAGCCGCCGAACGAGCGCCCTCTGGCGTTGCCGACCGTGACCACCTGTTCGCGCACGTTGCCGCTCAAGTCGAGGATGCCCCAGTAGGAGGCGCCCGCAGCGACGCGCCCGCTATCCGGCGTCGCAAAGACTCCCGCCCGCATCGGGCTGCCGGGTATCGCGCTCACGCCGCCGCGCGTCGGGCCGCCGAAATAGGCCGGCAGGGTCAGATCGTAATTGGCGTTGCCGATGTCCGGCGCGTCATTGCCCGCCATCCGCTCGTCGGACGCTCCCTCGCGGCTCGCGGTGTATTCTGTCCGGGCGATAGCGACGGTGCCCCAGGCAAATGCGTGCGTCACCGGCAGGCGCGGTCCGCGGCAGGCTTTTTCGTACTCCAGTTCGGTCATCGGCCGCAATCCCGCCCAGGCTGCGTACAGGGCGCTATCCCACCACGCAAGCAGGTTGCAGGCCTGCCAGGGTTTGGCCGCCTTGAAATCCGGCCAGACCCCCGACAGGGCGTAACGCCCGGCGGCCGTGTATGTGGCGCCTGCGTGCGAACTGTCGCCGCCCGAGGTGCGCGCGAAAGCGGCGCTCGACATGGTGTTCAAGAACGCCGTGAACTGTCCCCGCGTCACCTCATACCGCATGCAGTAGAAAGGCTCGTAGCCGGTCGGGTAACCGTTAACGATCGCGCCCTCGGGGCCGATGGCGTCCCGGCCAAATTCGCTGATGCCCCAGAGGCGACCGGGCTGGCCGCCGATGCGCCGGGCGTTGGTGCCTTCCGCCACCGGGCCGCTCCAGGTTTCGTCGACCGTGAAGGGGATCGTGGCGCCGTCGGTCCACGAGCCGTCCGTGAAGCAACCGGGCTCGGTTCCGCCCGAACCGACTTGGAACGCGCCGCGCGGAACATAGACCATCTCAATGGCGAAGACCTTGAGGTCGGCGGCGGCGGGGTTGGTGACGCCATCAGCGCCGTGGAGCCAGAGCAGGCTCACGTCCTTGAGCGCGAGCGGTCCGTGCCCGGCATCGGCGCGGTAGATGAACACGCCCATGCCTGTGGCGCCGGTCAGGCCGACATCCAGCGCCGCCTCCTTGGGCACGGTGTGCCGGGCGCGTTCCGGCGCAAGCGTCGCATGAAAGTAGCCCTCTTGCTCCCGGCCCGGAAGCCGGTATTTGGCAAACACCCAAGCCGCGCTCCAGCTCTCGACGGGCAGGTCGCTGCCGGTGACGTTCTGCGCAGCCGGCTCCGTCCACCGGGCCCGCCAGGTGTGGCCACAGGCGAGATCGAAGCGCACCGCGCTTTCCCCTGCTGCGGGGACTGGGGCCAGGCGGATGTTGTCGATCCGGACCTGGTTGGTCTCGGCGGGGCCGCCCTGAAACCGCGCGGCTGCGGCGGGATCCTCGGCGACGGGTGGCGGTGCGACGGCAACGGTCTCCTGCCGCGGCGGCGCTTCGTCAATGGCCTCCGCATACGCGATGAAGGCATCCAGCGACCACGTCCAATAGAGAAAAGCCTTGCGGGCCGCTGTGTCGCCGGTCCGCTCGATCGCCTCGAGCGCCTGGTCGCGCAGCGCTTTCATCCGGGCCACGACATCCGGCGGCCAGATTTCCCGGAACAGTTTCGGGGGGACGCGCTGTTCGGCGAGCCGCAACGGGCGCGAGAGGACGGTCTTCTGCCAACGGTCGCACTCCAGCCTCAGGAGTTCGCGGGCGCTTGCGGCACCCGCGCCAAAGAGCCGCCGGCACAGCTCGTCCAGCGTCGCCTCCACGTCCAGGTCGGGATTCCACAGCGCGCGGTTCCAGACGTAGTAGGTCGGGGCGGCGGTAACGAAGCACGCCGCGCCGTACGAGAGCACCAGACCGCCATCCAGCCGGTTTCGGTTTGATTGATAGAACTCCTGGACCCGATGGGGGAACTGGACCGGTCCGAGCGTCCAGTCGCCTGGACCGGCAAAATCAATCCACATGGACACAGGCCGTCCTGACTTCGCGGCCCAGGCGCGCAGGAGGCCTTCCTGCTCCTGGCTGATCGCCGGCTGATGCATCAGCCCCATCGTGCCCAAGTCGAGGGAGTTGATGACGAGGTTGTCCGGAAACGTCATCTCCTCGGGACAGCTCGGGATTCCCCAAGGCACGTAGATCACCTTCTTGTCGGGCCAGCGCTGTTTGACGATCTCGCACAATCGCCTCACAAAATCGCCCATCAGCAGCGCATCGCCACCCGTCTCGGACTTCTGCCGGCAGCCCGGGCAGCGACAGGCCGAGACGAGGGAGTTGTTGCCCAGATCCATGGAGGGCCAGAGGGTGACGCTGGTGCGCGTGATGCCCCCGATAAATGTGCCTTTGCCTCCCCTGTCCCACGCCCGTTCCAGATTCTCGACATAGCAGGCGATCAGCTCCGGCGCGCTGTAGCAGAACGTGCCGTAGTTCCGGCTGCCATCCTCACGGACCGCAAACAGGGCCGCATTGGTGTTCAGCGTGTTGTTCATGAACTCGAAAATACGCGCGCCCTGTTGCACGGCCTCATACGGCCAGCAGTTGGCCTGGCGCATCAACGTGAAATGATCACCCATCCAGAGCGTCTCCGAGCCCTCGGCGCCAGCGCCGGGGGCCATCGGGAGGATCTGCTCGTCGGACGAGCGCGCCTGCAGCCAATACCAGTCCTGGTACATTCTGCGATAGGAGAAGACCGGCTGATCCCGGTAGCAGACAGGGGGAATGACCAGAGAAGCGGCCTGCCGAATCGAGCGCCCGCCGTACGGCGTCGGCCAGTACCAGCGGACCCCGACGAACCGCTCCAGAAAGTCCGCCACGGCCCAGGCCGTGCCCTCGCCTCGCTGCGTACTGCCCACGAGGTAGACGCGGTTGGGGGCGGTCTTGACGACAAAACCTTCGGGCGGCAATTGCGCCGCATCGATGCCCGCCGCGCGCGATTCCTCGCCGTCGCCGATCACGATGGCGGGCTGGTCGGCAGCCGGGGGGTCGTTGACCAGCTCGAGCGTCGCACCGGTGCTGAGGCGGATCGTCTCCACCAGATTGTTGAGCAGTTGCTTGAAGACCGGGGGGTGGTCTCCCGACCGCTTCGCCACAAAGGGGGCTCGTGCCTTGGGATCAACCACATAGACCACAGCCCGCGCAACCCCGTCGCGCACGAGATCGACCGGCGCATGCGCGCGAGCCTCCATCCACGTCACGGGCGGCAGATCGCGCGGTTTGAGATCCCCTTCGGCCGCCGCCTGAAGCGCCATCGCAGCTATCCAAACGGCACCCACAACGCGTTCTCTCATGGTCAGCCTCCTGATGATATCGCGTGCTGTCTCGACGATTACTATACACGAGAAAAGCGGAAGAGAAAAGCTGAAAACGGAAAGCTGAAAGGCGGATCAGGAAATGCGCGAAGCGGGTGTGTGGGTGGGTGAGTGTGTGAGTGTGGGGGTGGGTCGGGGTCGGGGTCGGTATCGGGGTCACAATTCTAGGTTTTTCTGTCGATAGCCATCTTAATCCTAATCTTAATCTTTTGGTGGAGAACGGATTACGATTAGGATTATGATCGGAAGCATCGCTTAACTTAGCGTCATTCAAGTCCCCTATGGGACCCCTTATGTACCTCTTGACGCTCCGACAGAAAGCGTGGGCCATGCACCGCGGACCGTTCCCCCGTGAAAACGAATCGTATCCTCTGTCAGCGCATCCTTCAGCACGTCCGGCGACCCGCTGAACAGCTTGCCGCCCCGAAGCAGTACGCATTGTCCCACATGATCTTCGGGCAGAATGGCCGTGATATCGGTTGCCTCCTGCAACATATTCCGCCAGGTCCGGCCCAGTTCAGCCAGGTCAGGCGCGCCGCCTGCAAAGGCCAGTGTCTCATAGTCCATCCGAGTGTAATGCGCCGTGCGGCTGGCCTGTGCCAGAATGAACTGGGGACTCAACCCCGGATCCTTTCCGCAAGCCGCCCAAACCAGGCATCCAAATGACTGAAGGCGGGAATGGCAGTGAATGATGTCAACCCAATCCCGGACTTCGGCCCGGCCGATCAAGGCCAGTACTTTGTTGGTTGCCAGATCGAACGGGTGCAAGGCGAGCCCAAAATCGGGATGCTCGACGAGCGGGAAGAAGCGAAAGGCGCTGTCATGCACCCACTGCAGAATAACGCCATCGGCACCCCTGAACACCTCGGCTTCCACAAACGTCGGGAACTCGCGAAGCGGTCGCACGTCGTATCCCGCCTGGACAAGCTTCTTTCTGTCCGATTCCCAGGAGGCGAGCACCGCTTCACGGGTGTCGTGAAACAAGTCGACATCATGCGAAACGCGGGCGGACACGAGTATTTCATTGAGGGCCGCGCCGCCAGCCACATAGCGCTCGCCCTGCGCGACGCGCTCCGCAGCCAAAATGCGACACACGGTTTTTTGGAACTCGGTTAGAGACATCTCATCAGCTTTCGAGCAAGGACATAGGTGGCTCGGTCGCCGTTCTGCGCCAGCATGTTCAGGCACCGGGCGAACTCGTCTCGGGTGTGTGGCGTGAAATCGTCACGCAGAAACCATCCGCAGCGCAAGCGATTCCGATCCCACAAGGCCAGCGTCTCTCTCCGAGCATCTGCGGGAGAGGGTGCCGGACAGGCATGGACTTTATGGCTCATGACGCCATAAGAGTAGCCGAATCCCATCTCAATAGCAAGACTGGCGGAACAGCAAAACCCCTCCGGGGTGGTTGCAAGAGAGAAGTCAGAAGACTGAGGGAATGCCACAGGAAACGCGCGAAGCGGGTGGGTGGGTGAGAGAGTGTGTGTGGGTGTGGGGGTGTGTGTGGGGGTCGGTATCGGGGTCGAATTTCCGGCTATTCCCGTCGATAGCGATTTCGATCCCGATTTCGACTTCGATGTTCGGCAGGAGAGAAGAAGGAGAGATTCGCGTGTACGAGTAGGTGTAAGAGTACGGGAACGCGACTCGGCCGAAGGGTCTCGTACTCGTACACATACTCGTACACTCAGATCTCTTGAGCCGCGAAAGATCGCACAGAACACAAAGAAATACGGCCTTTGCTGGCTTTTCTCGCTTTGTGATCTCTCGCGGCAAGTATCTCAACTGCTCTTATCAGGGAGCCTCTTGCAAACACCCCGGAGGGGTTTTGCAAGAGCCTCATAAGCCAAAGGGCGGGCCAGGCTCGCGCCCGACCCGCCCCCCGTGTCGTCAGTCTCTAAACTCTAACCTCTGACGTTCGACCTCTTAACTGCACACTGCACACTTCTCTAACCCCTCTATCGCATCAAAATGAGTGTTCCGCGTGGCACAGGAATCCCAGAACCGGACCGGATTGACCAATTACTACCTTCAGTAAAAACCTGATCGCCCTCCGACATCAAGGGGATTTTTTCGGGACCACGCTTGACAAATCCCATCCTCTTCTGCCACACTTTCACCGTTAAAAGGGTTGTTTTCATGCCGGGTTCACAGGGCGCTTGCCCGTCTGGCATGAAGCGCCTTTTCCATTCACGAGCAGTGGCCGTGAGGGCCACAGGAGTCAGGCATATGGCAAAATCACAGGACGCACATAAAGAAGCTAAAAAAAAGCCGACCAAGACCCTCAAGGAAAAGAAAGCCGCCAAGATCGAGAAAAAGCGCCTGATGGGATTGTCACAAGGAACCTGACACACCGCGTGAACCGATCCGTCGCCCGCTAGGCGCTTAGGCGCGAACGCCATCGCTCTGTCATCACCTATGCGCCACGTCCCCGCCGCCCCGAATGGCTAAGTTAAGGGGCTATTGCCATCTTAATCGTAATCCTAATCTTGATCTTAATCTCTTGGTGGAGAACGGATTACGATTACGATTAGGATTATGATCGGAAGCATCGCTTAACTTAGCGCCATTCCCCGGATTACAACTCTGAATACTGATTTCTGGCTTCTAAATACTGCGCTTGTAGAACCGACGAAGGAGGTTTTGCAAGCGCCTCCGCCTATTATCGGTTCCGGATTGATTTCGGCGTGTGAGCGCCGACGCTAGCCCAAAAACGGTTTCTTATCACGATGAGCACAGGATACAGAGAACGCCGCCGCCCGTTTGAAACCGCCGCATTCCGAGTCGCGCTGGCCCTCATTCCCCGGCTTCCGCGCCGCGCCGTGCTCGGCCTCGCGTGGCTCAGCGGAACGCTCGGATGCCGCTTGGACCGGAAGGGATGGCGGATCGGTCGCGCGAACCTCGATATTGCGTTTGGCGGCACCAAGACGACAGCGGAGAAGCATGCGATTCTGCGAGCGGCCTACATCACGATGACGCGGACGTTTCTCGACGTGATCTGGTTTGGAACCCGCGCGCCAGAACGGCTGACGCGCTATGTCGCTATCGACGACAGCGCGCAGCCGATTTTCCGGGAAAAAAACCAGATCTGCATCGGCGCTCACT
Coding sequences within it:
- a CDS encoding DNA topoisomerase IV subunit A is translated as MRRPPSKKSPDSAPNGENAPPVQVTEDFLFDLDAPPLPAAVAETKADGEPATAERDESGAETHLPDATRDTPPDADPLFPQADGPLPKSNVPPNSRGPLSRLMDVNFIQFASYTICSRAIPTIEDGLKPVQRRILHSLWELDDGRFIKVANVVGNTMKYHPHGDASIGDALVNLVNKRYLIEGQGNYGNIHTGDSAAAPRYIECRLTELARHEVFNPKTTQYVASYDGRNQEPVLLPSKIPLLLMLGAEGIAVGLSTTILPHNFIELLEAQIAIIQKKPFQVLPDFYTAGVMDVSDYRDGLGRIKLRSRIEHRGNNRLVIRDLPFGQTTESLIKTIEDAIKKKKVPVRQINDFTAEHVEIEIVLTVGAAQDAAVKALYAFTACETAVTSRMVVLHGGRPRETTVSEVLRLNTQQLLDLLQRELEIRRDELHEDFHNRTLERIFIEERIYKRIEEMPTYEQVLQAVLSGLKPFRKELRRDITPEDVERLLQIRIRRISLFDINKNREDIATILKELAEVEGSLKSLKAHAVKYLKALIKQYKAHYPRLTAVATFGQIELRELTARELTLKIDRENGYIGTEIKTGEPLFECSSLDKIMLVWNDGRYRMMPPPDKFFIDQNMIYCAIFDRDREMTCVYTEPHFDISYIKRFTFGGAIQNKDYRLAPEKSAVQLLEEGTPETIYLKYKPSKGQKIHQQVFTPSEALLKGVSAKGQRMTTKGIAKIASAKPRWWEDGDASPKGVLL
- a CDS encoding type IIA DNA topoisomerase subunit B: MATSTQHHYDESKIKTLSSVEHIRLRTGMYIGRTGDGSQYEDGIYILLKEVLDNAVDEFIMGSGKRVDISINPTTGACSVRDYGRGIPLGKIVACVSEINTGGKFNSDSFQFSVGMNGVGTKAVNALSSHFLVRAYRDGEMADATFAYGKLVSEKKGKTDERNGTLVQFTPDGDIFKKFQFRDEHVSRRLRMYAYLNAGLSLLCNGNTFRSENGLLDLIHDEAQFEKLYQPFHYRSKTLELSFTHTNRLGEDYYSFVNGQYTNDGGVHLSAFKEGLLKAVNEFGKKKFDGDEVREGVIGAIAIRLKDPIFESQTKNKLGNQEIRSDLVAEIKRVIEEMFHRDPVHAQKLIGKIEETAKLRAELNSVRKLARERSKSVSVRVPQLKDCKQHLHAAKGTGLDTMLFITEGDSAAGSLVSCRDVSVQAIFTLKGKPLNTCGRKREELYKNVELYNLMQSLDIEQSVDNLRYQKVILATDADVDGLHIRNLMITFFLRFFDRLLREGHLYILETPLFRVRNKKVTHYCYSDEDRLAAIAELGKSAEITRFKGLGEISPKEFHAFIGPEMRLTPVDATQDYGLGETLEFYMGDNTSERRQYIMDNLVIPDEV